Proteins encoded in a region of the Candidatus Zixiibacteriota bacterium genome:
- a CDS encoding VWA domain-containing protein has product MKFRYSEWDEDAVRRVLANRDLMRLFNHLLLQTDGDVDEALRWMRYLKERGILPNNVDLDDFEKRLRDDRIIRQDGQRRVLTPKGEKQIRQDSLDRVFSSLKPDARGNHSIPREGGTSPEPLPERRPFSFGDSAADIDFNQSFTNAMRRSGLGDFSLTEPDLSVRQTEATVSCATVLLLDVSHSMILYGEDRITPAKQVAMAFAEMIMTRYPKDALNVVLFGDDAEEIDVAELPYAGVGPYHTNTQAGLRRARQILLHRKHHNKQIFMITDGKPSVIRRSNGMLYKNPVGLDPMIVNRTLEEAVICRKKRITITTFMVTADPYLQQFVRKLTELNQGRAYFTPPDRLGGFIFWDFISHRRRRIR; this is encoded by the coding sequence GTGAAGTTCCGTTATTCCGAATGGGACGAAGATGCGGTCCGTCGCGTGTTGGCGAACCGCGACCTGATGCGTCTGTTCAACCACCTGCTCCTGCAGACAGACGGTGATGTCGATGAAGCGCTGCGCTGGATGCGCTATCTGAAAGAACGCGGCATTCTCCCCAACAACGTCGATTTGGACGACTTCGAGAAGCGTCTGCGCGACGACCGCATCATCCGACAGGATGGCCAGCGCCGTGTCCTGACGCCCAAGGGCGAAAAACAGATTCGGCAGGATTCATTAGACCGCGTGTTCTCGTCGCTGAAGCCCGATGCGCGCGGCAATCATTCGATCCCGCGAGAGGGCGGAACATCGCCGGAACCGTTGCCCGAACGACGCCCATTTTCGTTCGGCGACAGCGCCGCCGACATCGATTTCAACCAGTCCTTTACGAATGCGATGCGTCGCAGCGGGCTGGGCGACTTCTCGCTCACTGAGCCCGATTTGTCGGTACGGCAAACCGAAGCGACCGTGTCCTGCGCAACCGTCCTGCTGTTGGATGTTTCGCATTCGATGATCCTCTACGGTGAAGACCGCATCACGCCGGCCAAGCAGGTGGCGATGGCATTCGCCGAGATGATCATGACGCGTTATCCCAAAGATGCGCTCAATGTCGTGCTATTCGGCGACGATGCGGAGGAGATCGACGTGGCCGAACTCCCCTACGCGGGCGTCGGACCGTACCACACCAACACGCAGGCGGGGCTGCGGCGGGCGCGTCAGATTCTCCTGCACCGCAAACACCACAACAAACAGATCTTCATGATCACTGACGGCAAACCCTCGGTGATCCGGCGCAGCAACGGGATGCTCTACAAGAATCCCGTCGGCTTGGACCCGATGATTGTCAATCGCACGCTTGAAGAAGCAGTCATTTGCCGCAAGAAGAGGATCACGATTACCACGTTTATGGTGACAGCCGATCCATACTTGCAGCAATTCGTCCGCAAGCTCACGGAGTTGAATCAGGGACGGGCCTACTTCACGCCGCCGGATCGCCTCGGCGGCTTCATCTTTTGGGATTTCATCTCGCACCGCCGTCGACGCATCCGCTGA
- a CDS encoding magnesium chelatase: MSEKRPMTLGQFKRSDRAYESVKDEMRRNLIAKIRAGETLFPGIVGYDKSVIPALENAILSRHNFILLGLRGQAKTRLVRALTGFLDDETPVIAGSPLNCHPLRPMCAYSRRVIAESGDGTPIEWISRDKRYQEKLATPDVTIADLIGDLDPIKAAREQRDFSDEETIHYGIIPRTNRGIFAINELPDLQPRIQVGLLNILEECDLQIRGYPVRIELDMVLVFTANPEDYTNRGNIITPLKDRIDSQIATHYPTSLADSCRITDQEAWIERGITLGIPGFYREIVESIAFAARDSEYVDQSSGVSARLPIAALENVISNIERRSIRNADKTPYPRMADLHAAIPAVSGKLELVYEGEREGPRMIAVNVIGRAVETAFASRFPSVEKDNGLPAKADAVFGKIISYFSGDEMVELSDEMPFDGYEHSLAAVPTLKTVAQQFLKTTDRHETALGMEFILEGLHQQNLIAKTAVDSIYRYTDMLATMLHNVQPDD; this comes from the coding sequence ATGAGTGAAAAGCGCCCGATGACATTGGGGCAGTTCAAACGCAGCGATCGGGCCTATGAGTCGGTCAAAGACGAGATGCGGCGCAATCTGATCGCCAAGATCCGCGCGGGCGAGACATTGTTTCCGGGGATCGTCGGCTATGACAAATCGGTCATTCCGGCGCTGGAAAACGCGATTCTATCGCGACACAATTTCATTCTGCTGGGACTGCGCGGCCAGGCCAAAACCCGTCTGGTGCGGGCGCTGACGGGCTTTCTGGATGATGAAACGCCGGTGATCGCCGGGTCGCCGCTGAACTGCCACCCCTTACGACCGATGTGCGCCTATTCGCGGCGTGTGATCGCCGAAAGCGGTGACGGCACACCGATTGAGTGGATTTCAAGAGACAAGCGTTATCAAGAGAAGCTGGCCACACCCGATGTCACCATTGCCGATCTGATCGGCGATCTGGACCCGATCAAAGCGGCGCGCGAACAACGCGACTTCTCTGATGAGGAGACCATTCACTACGGCATCATCCCGCGCACCAATCGCGGCATATTCGCGATCAACGAGCTGCCCGATCTGCAGCCACGTATCCAGGTCGGTCTGCTGAACATCCTGGAGGAGTGCGACCTGCAGATTCGCGGCTACCCGGTGCGAATCGAACTGGATATGGTGCTGGTCTTCACTGCCAATCCGGAGGATTACACCAACCGCGGCAACATCATTACGCCGTTGAAAGACCGCATCGATTCGCAGATCGCAACACATTATCCGACCTCGCTGGCCGATTCCTGCCGGATCACCGATCAGGAGGCCTGGATCGAGCGCGGGATCACGCTGGGGATTCCGGGATTCTATCGCGAGATTGTCGAGTCGATCGCCTTCGCCGCCCGCGATTCGGAGTATGTGGATCAGTCCTCCGGCGTATCGGCGCGCCTGCCGATCGCCGCGCTGGAGAATGTGATCTCCAACATCGAGCGGCGCTCGATTCGCAACGCCGACAAGACACCGTACCCGCGCATGGCCGATCTGCACGCGGCGATTCCCGCCGTGTCGGGAAAGCTGGAACTTGTCTATGAGGGCGAACGCGAAGGTCCGCGCATGATCGCGGTCAATGTCATCGGTCGCGCGGTCGAGACAGCATTCGCATCCCGGTTTCCCTCGGTCGAAAAGGACAATGGCCTGCCGGCGAAAGCCGATGCCGTGTTCGGCAAGATCATCTCGTACTTCTCGGGTGATGAGATGGTCGAACTCTCCGATGAAATGCCGTTTGATGGATACGAGCACTCGCTCGCGGCGGTGCCGACGCTCAAGACCGTGGCGCAGCAATTCCTCAAGACGACGGATCGGCATGAGACCGCTCTGGGAATGGAGTTCATTCTCGAGGGCCTGCATCAGCAAAACCTGATCGCCAAAACCGCGGTCGATTCGATCTATCGCTACACCGACATGCTGGCCACGATGTTGCACAACGTACAGCCCGACGATTGA